The following proteins are co-located in the Hippoglossus stenolepis isolate QCI-W04-F060 chromosome 23, HSTE1.2, whole genome shotgun sequence genome:
- the paip2b gene encoding polyadenylate-binding protein-interacting protein 2B isoform X1, producing the protein MPEPAEMSGPEVAKTPGGGAPGKEGKEPVANGHAGEGSDANPFAEYMWMENEEEYNRQVEEELLEQEFLERCFQEMLEEEDQDWFIPSRDLNNQGMGQLQQQLNSLSVSDHHNLEEVARKSILNPEAKEFVPGKKY; encoded by the exons ATGCCAG AGCCGGCTGAGATGAGCGGTCCAGAGGTGGCCAAGACACCGGGAGGCGGTGCTCCAGGCAAGGAGGGAAAGGAGCCGGTGGCCAATGGGCATGCAGGAGAGGGCAGCGACGCCAACCCGTTCGCCGAGTACATGTGGATGGAGAATGAAGAGGAGTATaacagacag gtggaggaggagctgttgGAGCAAGAATTCTTGGAGCGCTGCTTCCAGGAAATGCTTGAGGAGGAGGACCAGGATTGGTTCATCCCGTCGCGTGACCTCAACAACCAGGGGATggggcagctgcagcagcagctcaacagCCTGTCCGTCAGCGATCACCACAACCTGGAGGAAGTGGCG AGGAAGAGCATCTTGAATCCTGAAGCGAAGGAGTTTGTTCCGGGGAAGAAATACTAG
- the paip2b gene encoding polyadenylate-binding protein-interacting protein 2B isoform X2, whose protein sequence is MSGPEVAKTPGGGAPGKEGKEPVANGHAGEGSDANPFAEYMWMENEEEYNRQVEEELLEQEFLERCFQEMLEEEDQDWFIPSRDLNNQGMGQLQQQLNSLSVSDHHNLEEVARKSILNPEAKEFVPGKKY, encoded by the exons ATGAGCGGTCCAGAGGTGGCCAAGACACCGGGAGGCGGTGCTCCAGGCAAGGAGGGAAAGGAGCCGGTGGCCAATGGGCATGCAGGAGAGGGCAGCGACGCCAACCCGTTCGCCGAGTACATGTGGATGGAGAATGAAGAGGAGTATaacagacag gtggaggaggagctgttgGAGCAAGAATTCTTGGAGCGCTGCTTCCAGGAAATGCTTGAGGAGGAGGACCAGGATTGGTTCATCCCGTCGCGTGACCTCAACAACCAGGGGATggggcagctgcagcagcagctcaacagCCTGTCCGTCAGCGATCACCACAACCTGGAGGAAGTGGCG AGGAAGAGCATCTTGAATCCTGAAGCGAAGGAGTTTGTTCCGGGGAAGAAATACTAG
- the hspa12b gene encoding heat shock 70 kDa protein 12B, translated as MADVVQPDTNSLQIPGDDLSAPSSPATARIDCSITPLTPSPSPRVEVRPRMACPFSVVVAIDFGTTSSGYAFSFTKDSDAIHMMKRWEGGDPGVANQKSPTCLLLTPDLRFHSFGFAARDFYHDLDPEEARHWLYFDKFKMKIHSTSDLSMETELDAVNGRKVRAIEVFAHALRFFREHALKEVKDQSSSVLEGEDIRWVITVPAVWRQPAKQFMREAAYLAGLVAPDCPEQLLIALEPEAASIYCRKLRLHQVLDLSLQPITNGLDLDGSRAFDSSFRQAREQLRRSRHSRTFLVESGTGELWSELQTGDRYVVADCGGGTVDLTVHQIEQPQGTLKELYKASGGPYGAVGVDLAFEAMLCQIFGEDFIQSFKAKRPAAWVDLTIAFEARKRTAAPGRANALNISLPFSFIDYYKRHRGQSVEAALRRSNMNIVKWSSQGMLRLTQEAMNELFQPTIVNIVKHIEELMVKPEVHGVRFLFLVGGFAESPMLQKAIQKAFGRTCRIIIPHDVGLTILKGAVLFGLDPTVVRVRRCPLTYGVGVLNRFVEGRHPRDKLLIKDGREWCTDIFDRFVCLDQSVALGEVVRRSYTPARLGQRKIIINIYCSATDDITYISDPGVRKCGTITLDLPEPLPPPGAVGGAGGGGQERREIRATMQFGDTEIKVTAADVMSNRSVRASIDFLSN; from the exons ATGGCTGACGTGGTGCAGCCAGACACAAACAGCCTGCAGATcccag GTGATGATTTATCGGCCCCTTCGTCGCCTGCCACGGCGAGAATCGACTGCAGCATCACACCCCTCACGCCCTCACCCTCACCa agGGTGGAGGTCCGACCCAGGATGGCCTGCCCGTTCTCCGTCGTCGTGGCGATCGATTTCGGGACGACCTCCAGTGGCTATGCGTTCAGCTTCACAAAGGATTCAGACGCCATACACATGATGAA GCGCTGGGAGGGTGGCGACCCCGGGGTGGCCAATCAGAAGAGCCCGACGTGTTTGCTGCTGACTCCTGATTTGCGGTTCCACAGTTTTGGGTTTGCGGCGCGGGACTTCTACCACGACCTGGACCCAGAAGAGGCCCGGCACTGGCTCTACTTCGataaatttaaaatgaagatCCACAGCACAAGt GACCTCTCCATGGAGACAGAGCTGGATGCGGTCAACGGACGCAAGGTCAGGGCCATCGAGGTGTTCGCCCACGCCCTGCGCTTCTTCAGGGAACATGCTCTGAAG GAGGTGAAGGACCAGTCTTCATCAGTGCTGGAGGGAGAGGATATCAGATGGGTGATCACGGTCCCCGCGGTGTGGAGACAACCTGCCAAACAGTTCATGAGAGAGGCCGCATACCTG GCTGGCCTGGTGGCCCCCGACTGTCCGGAGCAGCTCCTCATCGCTCTGGAACCGGAGGCTGCGTCCATTTACTGCCGCAAGCTCCGCCTCCACCAGGTGCTTGACCTCAGCCTGCAGCCAATCACGAACGGCCTCGATCTGGACGGGTCCCGGGCCTTCGACTCCAGCTTCAGACAAG cgaGGGAGCAGCTGAGGCGATCCAGACACAGCAGGACCTTCCTGGTGGAGAGCGGAACCGGAGAGCTGTGGTCGGAGCTGCAGACTG gTGACAGGTACGTTGTTGCAGACTGCGGAGGAGGAACAGTCGACCTGACCGTCCATCAGATCGAGCAGCCACAGGGCACACTCAAAGAGCTCTACAAGGCCTCAG gcGGTCCGTACGGGGCCGTCGGCGTGGACCTGGCCTTCGAGGCCATGCTGTGCCAGATCTTTGGGGAGGACTTCATCCAGAGCTTCAAGGCCAAGCGTCCGGCCGCCTGGGTGGACCTCACCATTGCATTCGAGGCGAGGAAGCGGACGGCGGCGCCAGGCAGGGCCAACGCCCTCAACATCTCGCTGCCCTTTTCTTTCATAGATTACTACAAGAGGCACAGAGGGCAGAGTGTGGAGGCCGCGCTGAGGAGGAGCAA tatgaaCATAGTGAAGTGGTCGTCCCAGGGGATGCTGCGACTGACACAGGAGGCCATGAATGAGCTCTTCCAGCCCACTATTGTCAACATTGTCAAACACATTG AGGAGCTGATGGTGAAGCCGGAGGTACACGGCGTGCGTTTCCTCTTCCTCGTTGGAGGTTTTGCAGAGTCGCCTATGCTGCAGAAAGCAATCCAGAAGGCGTTTGGGCGGACGTGCCGCATCATCATCCCCCATGACGTTGGCCTGACCATACTGAAGGGCGCCGTGCTCTTTGGGCTGGATCCCACTGTG GTCCGAGTGCGTCGATGCCCCTTGACCTACGGCGTCGGTGTGTTGAACCGGTTTGTGGAGGGGCGCCACCCTCGAGACAAACTACTCATCAAAGACGGCCGCGAGTGGTGCACCGACATCTTCGACCGCTTCGTCTGCCTTGACCAGTCGGTGGCTCTGGGCGAGGTCGTGCGACGCAGCTACACGCCCGCTCGCCTGGGCCAACGAAAGATCATCATCAACATCTACTGCAGTGCTACAGACGACATCACGTACATCTCAGACCCCGGCGTCAGGAAATGTGGCACGATAACTTTAGACCTACCGGAGCCGTTGCCGCCGCCGGGCGCAGTGgggggagcagggggaggaggccaggagaggagggagatcaGAGCGACCATGCAGTTTGGGGACACAGAGATCAAAGTGACAGCCGCTGACGTCATGTCGAACCGCTCCGTGCGGGCTTCCATAGACTTCCTGTCTaactga